From the Cervus elaphus chromosome 20, mCerEla1.1, whole genome shotgun sequence genome, one window contains:
- the LOC122676839 gene encoding olfactory receptor 6B2-like has translation MRGENMTQVSAFILVGFPTAPRLQYLLFLLFLLTYLFVLVENLAIILTVWGSLSLHRPMYYFLGSMSFLEIWYVSDIIPKMLDGFLLQRRRISFMGCMTQLYFFSSLVCTECVLLASMAYDRYVAICHPLRYQAIMTTGLCVQLVAFSFMSGFTISVIKVYFISSAKFCGSNILNHFFCDISPILKLACIDFSTAELVDFILAFLILVFPLVATVLSYGHITLAVLRIPSATGRWRAFSTCASHLTVVTIFYTAMIFMYVRPQAIDSRSSNKFVSAVYTVLTPIINPLIYCLRNKEFKGALKRLWSYTKFQSSTIKCPIV, from the coding sequence ATGAGGGGGGAGAACATGACCCAGGTCAGTGCCTTCATCCTGGTGGGCTTCCCCACGGCCCCCCGGCTGCAGTAcctgctcttcctcctcttcctgctcaCCTACCTCTTCGTGCTGGTGGAGAACCTGGCCATCATCCTCACCGTCTGGGGCAGCCTCTCCCTCCACAGGCCCATGTACTACTTTCTGGGCTCCATGTCTTTCTTGGAGATCTGGTACGTGTCTGACATCATCCCCAAGATGCTGGATGGCTTCCTCCTGCAGAGGAGGCGCATCTCCTTCATGGGCTGCATGACCCAGCTCTACTTCTTCAGCTCCCTGGTGTGTACTGAGTGTGTGCTCCTGGCctccatggcctatgaccgctatgtggccatctgccaccccctgCGCTACCAAGCCATCATGACCACGGGGCTCTGTGTCCAGCTGGTGGCCTTCTCCTTCATGAGTGGCTTCACCATCTCTGTGATCAAGGTCTACTTTATCTCCAGCGCCAAGTTCTGTGGTTCCAACATCCTgaaccacttcttctgtgacatcTCCCCCATCCTCAAACTGGCCTGCATAGACTTCTCGACCGCAGAGCTGGTTGACTTCATCCTGGCCTTCCTCATCTTGGTGTTCCCGCTCGTGGCCACTGTGCTGTCCTACGGGCACATCACCCTGGCTGTCCTGCGCATCCCCTCGGCCACGGGCCGCTGGagagccttctccacctgtgcctCCCACCTCACCGTGGTCACTATCTTCTACACGGCCATGATCTTCATGTACGTTCGGCCCCAGGCTATTGATTCCCGGAGCTCCAATAAGTTCGTTTCTGCTGTTTACACTGTCCTCACCCCAATCATCAACCCCTTGATCTACTGTCTGAGGAACAAAGAGTTCAAGGGTGCCTTGAAAAGGCTCTGGTCTTACACCAAGTTTCAAAGCAGCACAATTAAATGTCCTATAGTCTAA
- the LOC122678136 gene encoding olfactory receptor 6B2-like translates to MRGENMTQVSAFILVGFPTAPRLQYLLFLLFLLTCLFVLVENLAIILTVWGSPSLHRPMYYFLGIMSSLEIWYVCDIIPKMLDGFLLQRRRISFVGCMTQLYFFSSLVCTECVLLASMAYDRYVAICHPLRYQAIMTTGLCVQLVAFSFMSGFTISMIKVYFISGATFCGSNILNHFFCDISPILKLACTDYSTAELVDFILAFLILVFPLMATVLSYGHITLAVLRIPSARGRWRAFSTCASHLTVVTIFYTALFFMYVRPQAIDSRSSNKLISVLYTVLTPIINPLIYCLRNKEFKGALKMALGFGRAPL, encoded by the coding sequence ATGAGGGGGGAGAACATGACCCAGGTCAGCGCCTTCATCCTGGTGGGCTTCCCCACGGCCCCCCGGCTGCAGTAcctgctcttcctcctcttcctgctcaCCTGCCTCTTCGTGCTGGTGGAGAACCTGGCCATCATCCTCACCGTCTGGGGCAGCCCCTCCCTCCACAGGCCCATGTACTACTTTCTGGGCATCATGTCTTCCCTGGAGATCTGGTATGTGTGTGACATCATCCCCAAGATGCTGGATGGCTTCCTCCTGCAAAGAAGGCGCATCTCCTTCGTGGGCTGCATGACCCAGCTCTACTTCTTCAGCTCCCTGGTGTGTACTGAGTGTGTGCTCCTGGCCTCCATGGCCTacgaccgctatgtggccatctgccaccccctgCGCTACCAAGCCATCATGACCACGGGGCTCTGTGTCCAGCTGGTGGCCTTCTCCTTCATGAGTGGCTTCACCATCTCCATGATCAAGGTCTACTTTATCTCCGGTGCCACATTCTGTGGTTCCAACATCCTgaaccacttcttctgtgacatcTCCCCCATCCTCAAACTGGCCTGCACAGACTACTCGACCGCAGAGCTGGTTGACTTCATCCTGGCCTTCCTCATCCTGGTGTTCCCGCTCATGGCCACTGTGCTGTCCTACGGGCACATCACCCTGGCCGTCCTGCGCATCCCCTCGGCCAGGGGCCGCTGGagagccttctccacctgtgctTCCCACCTCACCGTGGTCACCATCTTCTACACGGCCTTGTTTTTCATGTACGTTCGGCCCCAGGCCATTGATTCTCGGAGCTCCAACAAGCTCATCTCTGTCTTGTACACTGTCCTCACCCCAATCATCAACCCCTTGATCTACTGTCTGAGGAACAAAGAGTTCAAGGGCGCCTTGAAAATGGCTCTGGGCTTTGGTCGAGCTCCACTGTAG
- the LOC122677930 gene encoding olfactory receptor 6B2-like, whose product MRGENVTQVSAFILVGFPTDPWLQYLLFLLFLFTYLFVLVENLAIILTVWGSPSLHRPMYYFLGSMSSLEIWYVCDIIPKMLDGFLLQRRRISFVGCMTQLYFFSSLVCTECVLLASMAYDRYVAICHPLRYQAIMTTGLCVQLVAFSFMSGFTISVIKVYFISSAKFCGSNILNHFFCDISPILKLACTDFSTAELVDFILAFLIMVFPLAATVLSYGHITLAVRRIPSATGRWRAFSTCASHLTVVTIFYTALLFMYVRPQAIDTRSSNKLISVLYTVLTPIINPLIYCLRNKEFKGALKMALGFGRAPL is encoded by the coding sequence ATGAGAGGGGAGAACGTGACCCAGGTCAGTGCCTTCATCCTGGTGGGCTTCCCCACGGACCCCTGGCTGCAGTAcctgctcttcctcctcttcctgttcACCTACCTCTTCGTGCTGGTGGAGAACCTGGCCATCATCCTCACTGTCTGGGGCAGCCCCTCCCTCCACAGGCCCATGTACTACTTTCTGGGGTCCATGTCTTCCCTGGAGATCTGGTATGTGTGTGACATCATCCCCAAGATGCTGGATGGCTTCCTCCTGCAAAGAAGGCGCATCTCCTTCGTGGGCTGCATGACCCAGCTCTACTTCTTCAGCTCCCTGGTGTGTACCGAGTGTGTGCTCCTGGCCTCCATGGCCTAcgaccgctacgtggccatctgccaccccctgCGCTACCAAGCCATCATGACCACGGGGCTCTGTGTCCAGCTGGTGGCCTTCTCCTTCATGAGTGGCTTCACCATCTCTGTGATCAAGGTCTACTTTATCTCCAGCGCCAAGTTCTGTGGTTCCAACATCCTgaaccacttcttctgtgacatcTCCCCCATCCTCAAACTGGCCTGCACAGACTTCTCGACCGCAGAGCTGGTTGACTTCATCCTGGCCTTCCTCATCATGGTGTTCCCGCTCGCGGCCACTGTGCTGTCCTACGGGCACATCACCCTGGCCGTCCGGCGCATCCCCTCGGCCACGGGCCGCTGGAGAGCCTTCTCCACCTGCGCCTCACACCTCACCGTGGTCACCATCTTCTACACAGCTTTGCTTTTCATGTATGTTCGGCCCCAGGCCATTGATACACGGAGCTCCAACAAGCTCATCTCTGTCTTGTACACTGTCCTCACCCCAATCATCAACCCCTTGATCTACTGTCTGAGGAACAAAGAGTTCAAGGGCGCCTTGAAAATGGCTCTGGGCTTTGGTCGAGCTCCACTGTAG